From Candidatus Methylomirabilis lanthanidiphila:
GCACATGGAAGTTGCCGCAGTGCAGGTACGCCCCGAAGGGCGCTGGGAAGCGGCTTCGAAGGCGCCGGTACAGCGCCCATGGTTCACCGGAAAACTGTGTCACGAAGCGCTGCGAGATGTTGGCCTGATAGATATCGCCGGCCGCGATATACTCCAACACCGCCTCCAGCGCCTTACAGTATTGCGCCTTCGACATATTACTCTCGAGGGGGGCGTTGATGTGCGGCAATTCTGGCGGCCTGCTTCCGCCGGTCAGCCGAGCGCGCGCGACCAGATCGCGACCCTCTTGCAGCCGCTCCAGCGCCCGTTGCTCACGCGCGGCGCCCGGCGGGAACGGCAGGCCGGAGGAGGTGATGAGCAACTCACCTGTCGCAGGCTCGAACCAGAAGAGGCGGTCGTAAAAATAGATGACACAGTCGGAGAGCCTCAGGTCGTCTACCGCCGACGCCGGCAGTCGTTCCAGGTGATGTCGGAGATCATACCCGAAGTAGCCGATGGCGCCCGCTGTTGGCACGTCCCCGGTAGACGCCGCGCCGGCATACTGCCTGAGAGCCGCCTGAAGATGTTGGAAGGGGTCGCCTCTCACGCGATGGGACTTACCCTGGATCGAGATGGTGATCTGATCGCCTTTTGCCGAGAAGGTGAGGAACGGATCGTAGCCGAAGCAGGTGGCTCGCCAGTGATTCACAGCCCAGGGATCGGCGTCCAGGAGGCTGAAGCCTGGTTGGGTCGCGACGAGACCGAACAGATTCATGAGGGCGGGCGGATTCGAGACCTCCTCCACGAGGAGATGCGGATCGGCGCGCGAGGTTCCGTGGAGCGAGGTAGAAAACGACAACGTCATACGTCCTGACCCTCCACCTTCCCAACCCCCAACCCCCAACCCCCAACCCCTGTCTTATGTTCATTCCAGAGGATCTCACGGCTATCGAAGACCGGCCCATCCTTACAGACAAGGCGGTAGGTCCGCTTTTCTTTGTCCCCCTTCATCGGCACCACGCAGCCCATACAGGCCCCGAACCCGCAGGCCATGTTCGCTTCCAGGGAGGCGTGGTATGGCAGACCGTATTGGTCGGCAATCGGGGCAATGGCCGCCAGCATGGGGTACGGACCGCAGGCATAAATCCCCC
This genomic window contains:
- a CDS encoding anthranilate synthase translates to MTLSFSTSLHGTSRADPHLLVEEVSNPPALMNLFGLVATQPGFSLLDADPWAVNHWRATCFGYDPFLTFSAKGDQITISIQGKSHRVRGDPFQHLQAALRQYAGAASTGDVPTAGAIGYFGYDLRHHLERLPASAVDDLRLSDCVIYFYDRLFWFEPATGELLITSSGLPFPPGAAREQRALERLQEGRDLVARARLTGGSRPPELPHINAPLESNMSKAQYCKALEAVLEYIAAGDIYQANISQRFVTQFSGEPWALYRRLRSRFPAPFGAYLHCGNFHVLSNSPERFLLVEGDRISTCPIKGTRPRGMTVEDDARIIGHLRHDPKERAEHVMIVDLERNDLGRICRVGSVHVEQFETIETYHTLHHMVSTVAGTLEEGTDPIDCLRATFPGGSITGAPKIRAMEVIDEVEPTARGLYTGAIGFIGFSGGMELNIAIRTAIVTGGQIYFQTGGGIVADSSPMKEYEETLLKAETFFRTLGVGLGEGR
- a CDS encoding Dihydroorotate dehydrogenase, electron transfer subunit; the protein is GIYACGPYPMLAAIAPIADQYGLPYHASLEANMACGFGACMGCVVPMKGDKEKRTYRLVCKDGPVFDSREILWNEHKTGVGGWGLGVGKVEGQDV